AACAAGTGAAAGCCAAACTGAGTCTTCACTGGGCCCTGAACTGTTTTCACTGGAGCAGAGAAGACAACTTCATCAAACTCAGGAACCATCATTCCTGGTCCGAATTCGCCCAAGTCACCGCCTTGACGGCCCGATGGACACTGGGAATGCTCTTTTGCCAATTCGGCAAAATCAGCACCACCTTCAATTTGACTTTTCAAGTCTTGACATGTTTCTTCAGTGGTAACCAAAATGTGACGTGCGCTAGCATTTGCCATAGTATCGCTTCCGTTGGTAGGTAATATGATTGAGTCGTCAGCCGATAATAGCCGATCAATCTCACTTTTGCTTCTGTTTGGCTGCAACAATTGACGGTTGAAAGTGTCGATATTCGCAAGCCATTCTGGTTAGGTAATTTTTTTTACCAGCAATAGAACAATGATCGCCAGATCTAGCTAATCCAGCGCTCTTGAGGCACCAGTTAACCGTTTGTTTGCTGCAAGCGGGCCAAACTATCTGTTATGTTCTATATCAAATAATCTGTTCATACACCCATATAGGCGCTAC
This window of the Pelagibaculum spongiae genome carries:
- a CDS encoding peptidylprolyl isomerase; this encodes MANASARHILVTTEETCQDLKSQIEGGADFAELAKEHSQCPSGRQGGDLGEFGPGMMVPEFDEVVFSAPVKTVQGPVKTQFGFHLLEVTSRTD